The following proteins come from a genomic window of Helicobacter canadensis MIT 98-5491:
- a CDS encoding DUF7149 domain-containing protein: MSFRFNALSYKDFLNPFYAKAPILDNTYQNFLQSLESYRQNLLNNQHQNEDALVANALKPFLESLGFTTQVKAKQKGKSEIDLAITQNNTIEVIFEVKKPNSNDFFTPNNPNCKALHECILYYLRERKNTNSSLKFIIITNCYHFYIFSAKDFEKLFHKNKEFQKLFENFQNPNSLFKGNTDEFYKEAKSLLDSPQYAQSLQTSFNSSLDSNEVSLNGLFWDLTPLLAPQSTESKESKKSTESQVSKDNPAFLTSFKIFNKDFLLDCFNPNDANDLNKKFYDELLYILGLTQSTQNGKAIIQESKESKESKESKASEGTLFYAIKSKLTNKDFEDIIQYIILWLNRILFLKLIESNLVRFNNDTTLKFLNYEKIDSFDKLNELFFEILAKDYTQRNKKSPFAYLPYLNSSLFQKQPIESTLQISQLNNDLTLKYYKNTQIKDTNYKPKHGEVKLLEYLFTFLNSFDFGHITTDEEHSITHKDLINYSVLGSVFERLNGYKEGSYYTPAYITYYMCKQSLEKVVLDKFNAFLDSNEKSLESLSNLLFIKIKQNLSQKDEIIKQAREILLSIKICDPAVGSGYFLATALNVMLEIFSKLNLLGNIMLEIQNDEIFVRNSRFEIIEYKRPTTEQDPNHKIQKELFTLKKQIIESCLFGVDINPNSCEIARLRLWIELLKHSYYTLDSSLDKNIHALQTLPNIDINIKCGNSLVSYFEVNENNSQGKPRENTLKWLMAQDTGFANNFKEQIKIYKESVNAYKEALKDKKELINTIDKIKELFKNTLLTTMKDYKNLKKNLGEFVSIYGDSAFDMETPFGMEMLRITRKQKFRFQPDLEHLEPKKLDPKGQKLLESIHNDFESLERIRTSQSFEWRFAFPEVLDNNGDFLGFDLVIGNPPYISAPSQLENTNLALQRQTISNLKKYKSLYQKWDLYIPFIELGISKLCKENAICAMIIPYPFTNQLYAKVLRDMITTSFNLYELADLQGIKVFDSAVVTNCIIFVSKQKFKNKITISNANENLKIQATLEKTYDELIQDQKTLVFNTTAQNIITNKHQNLNTLGDFCYISKGMVLNADEKTAKGEFKKDDLISNVKDKIHCKEYIEAKDMEKYAIKRIRYLEYNTPRSPSKLSRPTFPQLYENEKIFCNRLGNLQCSYSNKKILHNDSIICCVLWKDLKGVENSSISGSVKKFSRFSRKEMEELSLNMNLKYILGILNSKYGDTLLSNLRGDDYHIYPEHIRNIPIPKIDSTNKALSDEIISLVKQILDSKAKDPTTDTKELESHIDSLVYKLYHLTDDEIKIIEGK, from the coding sequence ATGTCTTTTAGATTTAACGCCTTAAGTTACAAAGATTTTTTAAATCCCTTTTATGCCAAAGCACCGATTTTAGATAACACTTACCAAAACTTCCTACAATCCCTAGAATCTTACCGCCAAAATCTCCTTAACAACCAACACCAAAACGAAGATGCCCTTGTCGCAAACGCACTTAAGCCATTTTTAGAATCCCTAGGATTCACCACACAAGTAAAAGCCAAGCAAAAAGGCAAAAGCGAAATTGATCTAGCTATCACACAAAACAACACTATAGAAGTAATCTTTGAAGTCAAAAAGCCCAATTCAAACGATTTTTTCACCCCAAACAATCCCAACTGCAAAGCCCTGCACGAGTGCATTTTATACTACTTAAGAGAACGCAAAAACACCAATTCATCGCTAAAGTTTATCATCATCACTAATTGCTATCATTTTTACATTTTCTCTGCAAAAGACTTTGAAAAGTTATTTCACAAAAACAAAGAATTCCAAAAGCTTTTTGAAAATTTCCAAAACCCAAACTCCCTTTTTAAAGGCAATACCGATGAATTCTACAAAGAAGCCAAATCCCTTTTAGATTCTCCCCAATACGCACAATCCTTGCAAACTAGCTTTAATTCTAGCTTAGATTCTAATGAAGTGAGCTTAAATGGCTTATTTTGGGATCTCACACCGCTTTTAGCACCACAATCCACAGAATCAAAAGAATCAAAAAAATCCACAGAATCACAAGTATCAAAAGACAACCCAGCATTCCTAACAAGTTTCAAAATCTTTAACAAAGACTTTTTGCTTGATTGCTTTAATCCAAACGATGCTAACGACTTAAACAAGAAATTTTACGATGAGCTTTTATACATTTTAGGCTTGACCCAATCCACCCAAAATGGCAAAGCCATAATCCAAGAAAGCAAAGAAAGCAAAGAAAGCAAAGAAAGCAAAGCCAGTGAAGGCACATTATTTTATGCAATCAAATCCAAGCTTACAAACAAAGACTTTGAAGACATCATACAATACATTATTTTATGGCTAAATAGAATCCTATTCCTAAAACTAATCGAATCCAATCTTGTGCGTTTTAACAACGACACCACACTCAAATTCCTTAATTACGAGAAAATAGACAGCTTTGACAAACTAAATGAGCTATTTTTTGAAATTTTGGCAAAGGACTACACACAAAGAAACAAAAAAAGTCCCTTTGCCTACCTACCCTATCTCAATTCATCGCTTTTTCAAAAACAGCCAATAGAAAGCACACTCCAAATCTCACAGCTAAACAACGACCTAACACTCAAATACTACAAAAACACGCAAATCAAAGACACAAACTACAAACCAAAACACGGCGAAGTCAAGCTTTTAGAATACCTTTTTACTTTTCTAAACAGCTTTGACTTTGGGCATATTACCACCGATGAAGAACACTCTATCACTCACAAAGATTTGATAAACTATAGCGTATTAGGCAGCGTGTTTGAGCGGCTAAATGGCTACAAAGAAGGGAGCTACTACACTCCAGCCTACATCACTTACTATATGTGTAAGCAATCCCTAGAAAAAGTCGTCCTTGACAAATTTAACGCCTTTTTAGATTCAAATGAAAAAAGCCTAGAATCTCTCTCCAATCTCCTATTTATAAAAATAAAGCAGAATCTAAGCCAAAAAGATGAAATCATCAAACAAGCAAGAGAAATCCTACTAAGTATAAAAATCTGTGATCCCGCAGTAGGAAGCGGATATTTCCTAGCAACCGCACTTAATGTAATGCTAGAAATCTTTAGCAAACTCAATCTTTTAGGCAACATTATGCTTGAAATCCAAAACGATGAGATTTTTGTAAGAAACTCCCGCTTTGAAATCATAGAATACAAACGCCCTACCACAGAGCAAGACCCAAACCACAAAATCCAAAAAGAACTCTTTACACTCAAAAAGCAAATCATAGAATCTTGCCTTTTTGGCGTGGATATAAACCCAAATTCTTGTGAAATCGCTAGACTTCGCCTGTGGATAGAACTCCTAAAGCACAGCTACTACACACTAGATTCAAGCCTTGACAAAAACATTCACGCCCTCCAAACTCTCCCAAACATAGACATCAACATAAAATGCGGCAATAGCCTTGTAAGTTACTTTGAAGTCAATGAAAATAATTCGCAAGGAAAACCGCGTGAAAATACGCTAAAGTGGCTTATGGCACAAGACACAGGATTTGCAAACAACTTCAAAGAACAAATCAAAATCTACAAAGAAAGCGTAAATGCCTACAAAGAAGCACTAAAAGACAAAAAAGAACTCATAAATACCATTGACAAAATCAAAGAACTTTTTAAAAACACACTTTTAACAACAATGAAAGATTATAAAAATCTCAAAAAGAATCTTGGAGAGTTTGTAAGCATTTATGGAGATTCTGCGTTTGATATGGAAACGCCTTTTGGTATGGAAATGCTAAGAATCACGCGAAAGCAAAAGTTTAGATTCCAGCCAGATTTAGAACACCTAGAGCCAAAGAAGCTTGACCCAAAAGGACAAAAACTCCTAGAATCTATTCACAATGATTTTGAATCTTTAGAAAGGATTCGCACTAGCCAAAGCTTTGAATGGCGGTTTGCATTCCCAGAAGTGCTAGATAACAATGGCGATTTTTTGGGCTTTGACCTAGTCATCGGCAACCCACCTTATATATCAGCACCATCTCAACTAGAAAACACGAATCTAGCCCTACAAAGACAAACAATAAGTAATTTAAAAAAATACAAAAGCCTATATCAAAAATGGGATTTATATATACCATTTATAGAGCTTGGCATTTCAAAGCTTTGCAAAGAAAATGCAATATGTGCGATGATAATACCTTATCCTTTTACAAATCAGCTTTATGCAAAAGTGTTAAGAGATATGATAACAACAAGTTTTAATCTTTATGAACTTGCAGATTTGCAAGGTATAAAGGTTTTTGATAGTGCAGTGGTAACAAATTGTATAATTTTTGTTTCAAAACAAAAATTTAAAAATAAAATAACCATATCAAACGCAAATGAGAATCTAAAGATTCAAGCAACACTAGAAAAAACTTATGATGAATTAATACAAGACCAAAAAACTTTAGTTTTTAACACAACAGCACAAAATATAATAACAAATAAACATCAAAATCTAAATACCTTAGGGGATTTTTGCTATATAAGCAAAGGTATGGTTTTAAATGCAGATGAGAAAACAGCCAAAGGGGAATTTAAAAAAGATGATTTAATTAGCAATGTAAAAGATAAAATACATTGCAAAGAATACATAGAAGCAAAGGATATGGAAAAATACGCCATAAAAAGAATAAGGTATTTAGAATACAACACTCCACGCTCTCCATCAAAACTAAGTCGTCCCACTTTTCCACAATTATACGAGAATGAAAAAATATTTTGTAATCGCTTAGGGAATCTTCAATGTTCGTATAGTAATAAAAAAATTTTACATAACGATTCAATTATATGTTGCGTTTTATGGAAAGATTTAAAGGGCGTAGAAAACAGCAGCATAAGTGGTAGCGTTAAAAAATTCTCAAGATTCTCAAGAAAAGAAATGGAGGAGCTTTCTTTAAATATGAATCTAAAATACATACTAGGAATTTTAAATTCCAAATACGGCGATACTCTTTTGTCTAATTTAAGAGGTGATGATTATCATATTTATCCCGAACATATCAGAAATATCCCTATTCCTAAAATAGATTCTACAAACAAAGCCCTAAGCGATGAGATTATAAGCCTAGTAAAGCAAATTTTAGATTCCAAAGCCAAAGACCCCACCACAGACACCAAAGAGCTAGAATCTCACATAGATTCTCTAGTCTATAAACTCTACCACCTAACCGATGATGAAATAAAAATCATAGAGGGAAAATAA
- a CDS encoding heat shock protein transcriptional repressor HspR, translating to MYSYDEPVYLISVVAKILSIHPQTLRQYEREGLIEPGRTDGKMRLYSQRDIDKIKTILRLTRDLGVNLAGVDIILRLKDKLDEQDREIEELQIHLEKLKSNQPSKSVTKKQSSYEIIIFKE from the coding sequence ATGTATAGCTATGATGAACCCGTTTATCTCATCAGCGTAGTAGCAAAGATTCTCTCAATCCACCCCCAAACGCTACGACAATATGAGCGTGAGGGCTTAATAGAACCAGGCAGAACCGATGGCAAAATGCGTTTGTATTCCCAAAGAGATATTGACAAGATAAAAACGATTCTCCGACTAACACGCGATTTAGGCGTGAATCTAGCAGGAGTGGATATAATCCTACGCCTTAAAGATAAGCTTGATGAGCAAGATAGAGAAATTGAAGAATTGCAAATCCACCTAGAAAAGCTTAAAAGCAATCAACCAAGCAAATCCGTTACCAAAAAGCAAAGTTCTTATGAAATCATCATTTTCAAAGAATAA
- a CDS encoding DnaJ family protein: MSKSLYETLEVSSNATSEEIKKAYRRLARKYHPDINKEKDAEEKFKEINAAYEILSDEKKRKQYDQFGDSMFGGQNFHDFARGQGNVDLDDILSQIFGGGGFSQGTGNFGGFGGFSNFGGFGGFNQKSQPNLDINAQITIPFSTAILGGKHSVSLQNQNFDIKIPAGIKNGETIRLKGKGNTMGNQSGDVLLKVSVAPHPQYTQEGDNLTKKFDLPLKTALFGGKVEVETLYKPITLKVPKNTKNNQRFRVKELGAYNRKSKSYGDLYLEANIILPDIDSLPKELVESLEKYL, encoded by the coding sequence ATGTCAAAAAGTCTCTATGAAACACTTGAAGTCTCTTCAAATGCAACAAGCGAAGAAATAAAAAAGGCTTATCGTCGCCTAGCACGAAAATATCACCCAGACATCAATAAAGAAAAAGATGCCGAAGAAAAATTCAAAGAAATCAACGCCGCTTATGAAATCCTAAGCGATGAGAAAAAACGCAAACAATACGATCAATTTGGCGATTCAATGTTTGGCGGACAAAATTTCCACGATTTTGCAAGAGGACAAGGCAATGTAGATTTAGATGATATTTTAAGTCAAATCTTTGGCGGAGGCGGATTCTCTCAAGGAACAGGAAATTTTGGCGGTTTTGGTGGATTTAGTAATTTTGGCGGTTTTGGTGGATTTAATCAAAAAAGCCAACCCAATCTTGACATTAACGCACAAATCACTATTCCCTTTAGCACCGCGATTCTTGGAGGCAAACATAGCGTAAGCTTACAAAACCAAAACTTTGATATTAAAATACCAGCAGGAATCAAAAATGGCGAAACCATAAGGCTAAAAGGAAAAGGCAACACAATGGGCAATCAAAGCGGCGATGTTTTGCTAAAAGTCTCTGTTGCTCCACACCCACAATACACTCAAGAGGGCGACAATCTCACCAAAAAGTTTGATTTACCCCTAAAAACCGCACTTTTTGGTGGCAAAGTTGAAGTAGAAACACTTTACAAACCTATCACACTAAAAGTCCCTAAAAACACCAAAAACAACCAACGATTCCGCGTAAAAGAGCTTGGAGCTTATAACCGCAAAAGCAAAAGCTATGGAGATTTATATTTAGAAGCCAATATTATTTTACCCGATATTGATTCACTCCCAAAAGAGCTTGTTGAATCACTTGAAAAATACCTATAA
- a CDS encoding RecB-like helicase translates to MENALLCLNASAGSGKTYRLVLRYLELLFLGAKPSEILTLTFTKKAAKEMEERIVKSIQEIYQRKNDREYIKKLEFISINDLEGIEQKITKIYYEFLREDLKITTIDSFFQRILKSFCWYVGVENNFEIQNEDFEIITEIFLELLSDEAFERIVVFCVQGRKNINSVLSLCFFLDSFKEMLDKELFVYEAPKGDKEQVMEYAYRLQREYKKSKGESKSKTSNPMDFSDFNSLLHKGKTWLTKEKITDFKGFGKIPFDERDFEGLKEALLEVYLDDESQYLKNLYEIFQVYLQAKEKYYQQSNTLSFNAVTSKVYELLLKKNFDKEFLYFRLDSTISHILIDEFQDTSILQYEILKPMIDEIKSGKGVKEFLRSFFYVGDIKQSIYRFRGGNPNLFKIAADGMKQESLQKNYRSAKNLVEFVNEVFSNKIDGFVSQEANSHYEGFVRVVINEADKQEISKCLRELLELGAKEEEIAILLFDNDWVVELAEFLETDGFKVVMDTSAKLVFHNEVRALIEFLKYLDSKNPQFCEEFFMLLGLEKESLDRYFEILENPPAVILLQVMQFFKISSLSAKKFLEYALGFASVGELLEKVESLQADIVSSECSGIRLMTIHKSKGLEFNHVLVIDDNKARSRYNNVFFEFKENGVEIQRVFQKSNDLRKSLDKTYQKAILKEEILKEKDLKNQLYVALTRAKNTMHIMLLSEKGRFDSLGLESLQRGDLKSALEEIKDAINLPKKEERVFFEEASYKRSLEALGTQKKMQVIQKEVQEGKIQGIYYGVALHFVMEQKIKNNLDDLVLLEILCNKMGFLMERESLENVIKHCKKILKNSHFIEILTKGKVKCEIPFLSNGRQKRLDLLVIGENEAFVIDYKSGMQRESYMTQVLEYMQSVEEILQKPTRGFVFYTEGEGRLVEVIGE, encoded by the coding sequence ATGGAAAATGCCTTATTATGCTTGAATGCAAGTGCAGGAAGTGGAAAAACTTATCGCTTGGTTTTGCGTTATCTTGAGTTGCTTTTTTTGGGTGCTAAGCCTTCAGAGATTTTGACTTTGACTTTTACTAAAAAAGCGGCAAAGGAAATGGAAGAACGCATTGTTAAGAGCATTCAAGAAATCTATCAAAGAAAAAATGATAGAGAATATATTAAAAAACTTGAGTTTATTAGTATAAATGATTTGGAGGGAATTGAGCAAAAGATTACAAAGATTTATTATGAATTTTTGCGTGAAGATTTGAAAATTACGACAATTGATTCGTTTTTTCAGAGAATCTTAAAGAGCTTTTGTTGGTATGTGGGGGTTGAAAATAATTTTGAGATTCAAAATGAAGATTTTGAGATAATTACAGAGATTTTTTTGGAGCTTTTGAGTGATGAAGCTTTTGAGCGAATCGTGGTTTTTTGTGTCCAAGGAAGAAAGAATATTAATAGCGTTTTGTCGCTTTGCTTTTTTCTTGATTCTTTTAAGGAAATGCTTGATAAAGAGCTTTTTGTCTATGAAGCACCAAAAGGCGATAAAGAGCAGGTAATGGAGTATGCCTATAGGCTTCAGCGAGAATATAAAAAGAGTAAGGGTGAGAGTAAGAGTAAGACTTCTAATCCGATGGATTTTAGCGATTTTAATTCTTTGTTGCATAAGGGCAAAACTTGGCTTACAAAAGAGAAAATAACAGATTTTAAGGGATTTGGAAAGATTCCTTTTGATGAGAGAGATTTTGAAGGGCTAAAAGAAGCACTTTTGGAAGTGTATTTAGATGATGAATCGCAATATCTTAAGAATCTGTATGAAATTTTTCAAGTTTATTTACAAGCCAAAGAGAAGTATTATCAACAAAGCAATACTTTGAGCTTTAATGCGGTAACTTCAAAAGTGTATGAGCTTTTGTTGAAAAAAAACTTTGATAAGGAATTTTTGTATTTTAGACTTGATAGCACCATTAGCCATATTTTGATTGATGAATTCCAAGATACAAGCATTTTGCAATATGAGATTTTAAAGCCAATGATTGATGAAATCAAAAGCGGTAAGGGCGTTAAAGAGTTTTTGCGTAGCTTTTTTTATGTGGGGGATATTAAGCAGTCTATTTATCGTTTTAGGGGTGGTAATCCAAATCTTTTTAAAATTGCTGCTGATGGAATGAAGCAAGAGAGTTTGCAGAAAAATTATCGGAGTGCTAAGAATCTTGTAGAATTTGTAAATGAAGTTTTTAGTAACAAAATAGATGGTTTTGTCTCACAAGAAGCTAATAGCCATTATGAGGGCTTTGTAAGGGTTGTCATCAATGAAGCGGATAAACAAGAGATTTCAAAATGCTTAAGGGAGCTTTTGGAGCTTGGTGCTAAAGAAGAAGAGATTGCTATTTTGCTCTTTGATAATGATTGGGTGGTGGAGTTAGCAGAGTTTTTGGAAACTGATGGCTTTAAAGTTGTAATGGATACGAGTGCAAAGCTGGTATTTCATAATGAAGTGCGCGCTTTGATTGAATTTTTGAAATATTTAGATTCTAAAAATCCTCAATTTTGTGAGGAATTTTTTATGTTATTGGGATTAGAAAAAGAATCATTGGATAGGTATTTTGAAATTTTGGAGAATCCACCGGCGGTAATTTTGCTACAAGTGATGCAGTTTTTTAAGATTTCTAGTTTGAGTGCTAAGAAGTTTTTGGAATATGCTTTGGGTTTTGCAAGTGTTGGGGAGTTGTTGGAAAAAGTTGAAAGTTTGCAAGCGGATATTGTTTCAAGTGAGTGTTCTGGCATTAGGCTAATGACAATCCATAAATCTAAAGGATTAGAGTTTAATCATGTTTTGGTGATTGATGATAATAAGGCTAGAAGTCGTTATAACAATGTTTTTTTTGAATTCAAAGAAAATGGCGTGGAGATTCAAAGGGTGTTTCAAAAAAGCAATGATTTAAGAAAAAGCTTGGATAAAACCTATCAAAAGGCTATTTTAAAAGAAGAGATTCTAAAAGAAAAGGATTTGAAAAATCAGCTTTATGTGGCTTTGACACGCGCTAAAAATACAATGCATATTATGCTTTTGAGTGAAAAAGGGCGTTTTGATTCTTTGGGATTAGAGAGTTTGCAAAGGGGAGATTTAAAAAGTGCATTAGAAGAGATTAAAGACGCTATTAATTTGCCTAAAAAAGAAGAGCGAGTTTTTTTTGAAGAGGCGAGTTATAAAAGGAGTTTGGAGGCTTTAGGCACACAAAAGAAAATGCAAGTGATTCAAAAAGAAGTGCAAGAGGGTAAGATTCAAGGGATTTATTATGGAGTGGCGTTGCATTTCGTAATGGAGCAAAAAATAAAAAATAATTTAGATGATTTGGTGCTTTTGGAGATTTTGTGCAATAAAATGGGCTTTTTAATGGAGAGAGAGAGTTTAGAAAATGTAATAAAACATTGCAAAAAAATCTTAAAAAATTCTCATTTTATTGAAATTCTAACCAAAGGAAAGGTAAAATGTGAAATTCCTTTTTTATCCAATGGAAGACAAAAACGCTTAGATCTCTTAGTTATTGGAGAAAACGAGGCGTTTGTGATTGATTATAAAAGTGGAATGCAAAGAGAATCTTATATGACACAAGTGCTAGAATATATGCAAAGTGTGGAAGAAATTTTGCAAAAACCTACAAGGGGTTTTGTCTTTTATACAGAGGGTGAAGGAAGATTAGTTGAAGTTATAGGGGAATAA
- the nhaA gene encoding Na+/H+ antiporter NhaA produces the protein MEVENQKGFLACLKKITQSESFAGVLLLCCAILAMIVANSPLAESYAALWKSKVGFDVNGTFIGMSLEHWINDVLMAFFFLVVGLEIKREVLFGELAGFKRAALPVIAALGGMIGPGIIYFALNAGSASEHGFGIPMATDIAFALGVLSALGKRVSISVKVFLVSLAVADDLGAIIVIALFYSSGISFAWLAVAAGIVVVLVILNKMGVKALTPYMILGVGLWLAVHNCGIHATIAAVVLAFTIPVAPKIDTLDFMNKIKVVINNFQEAQKKKDGILLQNEQVEALHHIAQHKNAVQNPLLRLEHALAPYSNYLIMPIFAFANAGVTIGSNIDFGVDHVFLGIFCGLVFGKPLGIFLFTFLAEKFGIAARPKGVTWVEIFGAGALGGIGFTMSMFVTNLAFSGEHALVATDVAKISILIASLTAGILGSIFFFVRDKVTHH, from the coding sequence ATGGAAGTAGAAAATCAAAAAGGCTTTTTAGCTTGTCTAAAAAAAATCACTCAAAGCGAATCATTTGCAGGGGTTTTGCTACTTTGTTGCGCTATTTTAGCAATGATTGTTGCAAATTCACCTTTAGCAGAGAGTTACGCGGCACTTTGGAAAAGCAAAGTAGGATTTGATGTTAATGGCACTTTTATTGGAATGAGCTTGGAGCATTGGATTAATGATGTATTAATGGCATTTTTCTTTTTGGTTGTAGGCTTAGAGATCAAACGCGAAGTGTTATTTGGTGAGTTAGCCGGTTTTAAAAGGGCAGCTTTACCTGTTATTGCTGCTTTAGGGGGTATGATTGGTCCTGGGATTATTTATTTTGCTTTAAATGCTGGAAGTGCATCTGAACACGGATTTGGAATCCCAATGGCAACGGATATTGCTTTTGCTTTGGGGGTTTTATCGGCACTTGGCAAGAGAGTTTCTATCTCGGTTAAAGTCTTTTTAGTTTCTTTAGCGGTGGCTGATGATTTAGGTGCGATTATTGTGATTGCATTATTTTATTCTAGTGGGATTAGCTTTGCTTGGTTGGCAGTTGCTGCTGGGATTGTAGTGGTTTTGGTTATACTAAATAAAATGGGGGTAAAAGCATTAACGCCTTATATGATTTTAGGTGTTGGTTTGTGGCTTGCTGTTCATAACTGCGGTATTCACGCGACTATTGCGGCAGTTGTTTTGGCTTTTACTATTCCTGTAGCGCCTAAAATAGATACTTTAGACTTTATGAATAAAATTAAAGTGGTGATTAATAATTTCCAAGAAGCACAAAAGAAAAAAGATGGAATCTTATTGCAAAATGAACAAGTTGAAGCCTTGCATCATATCGCTCAACACAAAAATGCTGTGCAAAATCCACTTTTGCGACTAGAACACGCCTTAGCACCTTATTCTAACTATCTTATTATGCCTATTTTTGCTTTTGCAAATGCTGGAGTTACCATTGGTTCTAATATTGATTTTGGTGTAGATCATGTGTTTTTGGGTATTTTCTGTGGTTTGGTTTTTGGAAAGCCATTGGGTATTTTTCTCTTTACCTTTTTGGCAGAAAAATTTGGAATCGCAGCGCGTCCAAAAGGTGTTACTTGGGTAGAAATTTTTGGTGCGGGAGCTTTAGGGGGAATTGGCTTTACGATGTCAATGTTTGTAACTAATCTTGCCTTTAGTGGCGAACACGCACTTGTAGCAACAGATGTGGCAAAAATTTCTATTTTGATTGCTTCGCTGACTGCTGGTATTTTAGGAAGTATTTTCTTCTTTGTGAGAGATAAAGTAACGCATCATTAA
- the yajC gene encoding preprotein translocase subunit YajC, with translation MENAGNIFTQLLPLVVLIAIFYFLIIRPQQKQAKNHREMIASLNKGDKIVTTGGFIVEVVKREEDYFMVRLNEDTIVKLAKDYVAKKAE, from the coding sequence ATGGAAAATGCCGGAAATATCTTTACACAACTTTTACCTTTAGTGGTTTTAATTGCGATTTTTTATTTCTTAATTATCCGCCCACAACAAAAACAAGCTAAAAATCATAGAGAAATGATTGCTTCTTTAAACAAAGGGGATAAAATCGTTACAACTGGGGGTTTTATTGTAGAAGTTGTTAAGCGTGAGGAAGATTATTTTATGGTGCGTTTAAATGAAGATACTATTGTAAAATTAGCAAAAGATTATGTTGCTAAAAAAGCTGAATAA